In Mercurialis annua linkage group LG6, ddMerAnnu1.2, whole genome shotgun sequence, the following are encoded in one genomic region:
- the LOC126687255 gene encoding uncharacterized protein LOC126687255 — protein sequence MGGKGKKRREKNFLAAHGGNSRLPPPPNPSQVDALPSKLRMIMSLTSKHSLNDEDNHGSAKTSKSGERTSKQRGGDAKKKLSQKEAIVDEQEDGDVNQHMDDDSGDNKGVFDGGDGKKKKKRKRNQVTDLRFQESVDTVKTSGKKKERRKKYLEAKKKRKTSKAEENSDFPGHEKIKFGDVVQAPPKLVTLPKMRKIVPDASQERIRLKAIDAYRQRRGWTSRPGLQLPNVTATPSF from the exons ATGGGTGGCAAAGGAAAAAAAAGGAGAGAGAAGAACTTCTTGGCGGCGCACGGCGGCAACAGCCGTCTTCCTCCGCCGCCTAACCCCTCACAAGTCGACGCTCTTCCATCCAAACTTCGCATGATCATGTCCTTAACCTCTAAGCATTCTCTTAACGATGAGGATAATCATG GTTCTGCTAAAACTTCAAAGTCCGGTGAACGAACTAGTAAACAGAGAGGCGGCGATGCTAAAAAA AAACTCTCTCAAAAGGAAGCAATTGTAGATGAACAAGAGGATGGAGATGTGAATCAGCATATGGATGATGATAGTGGTGATAATAAAGGAGTGTTTGATGGCGGAGAcggaaagaaaaagaaaaaaagaaagagaaatcaAGTTACTGATCTTCGCTTCCAAGAATCGGTAGATACGGTAAAAACCAGTGGGAAAAAGAAGGAACGAAGAAAGAA GTATCTGGAAGCAAAAAAGAAACGCAAAACATCCAAAGCAGAGGAGAATTCTGACTTCCCTGGCCATGAGAAGATAAAATTTGGGGATGTTGTCCAAGCTCCACCGAAATTGGTTACCCTTCCCAAG ATGCGTAAAATTGTCCCAGATGCTTCCCAAGAAAGAATTAGATTAAAGGCTATTGATGCCTACAGGCAACGCAGAGGATGGACCTCTCGACCAGGACTTCAGCTTCCTAATGTGACTGCAACACCATCTTTCTAA
- the LOC126687254 gene encoding cytochrome P450 704C1, translated as MDIFFIIFTLTAAPFLLILLTFLYVMLKVFTGKSINNPNYAPVIGTVFNQLFHFSYLYDHQSELAKTYKTYRLLGPEESELYTTDVKNIEHVLKTNFHKFSKGKYNQSIITDLFGEGIFAVDGEKWRKQRKLSSFEFSTRVLRDFSCSVFRNNGAKLVKVVSKIVVADRAFDMQDILMRCTLDSIFKVGFGVELNCLEGSSKEGTGFMKAFDDSNELVYWRYVDPFWKLKRLFNVGSEASLKKNIKTLDDFVNNLIKTRRNQLMDHPQQNVKEDILSRFLVESEKDPENMNDKYLRDIILNFMIAGKDTSANTLSWFFYMLCKNPLIQEKVAQEVRQVTSSQDCDLQVEDFMAKITDTELEQMHYLHATLTETLRLYPAVPVDGRSAEEDDVLPDGIRMKKGDGLYYMAYAMGRMPYIWGQDAEEFRPERWLNNGIFQPESPFKFVAFHAGPRICLGKDFAYRQMKILSMALLRFFRFKLDDDTTKVTYRTMFTLHINQGLHLQAIPRTTCSLI; from the exons ATGGAtatcttcttcatcatcttcaCTTTAACAGCAGCTCCATTTCTTCTCATCTTACTAACCTTCTTATACGTCATGCTCAAGGTCTTCACCGGAAAATCCATCAACAACCCGAATTATGCTCCGGTGATCGGAACAGTATTCAACCAGCTCTTCCACTTCAGCTACCTTTACGACCACCAATCAGAATTGGCCAAAACATACAAAACTTACAGGCTTCTTGGGCCTGAAGAAAGCGAGTTATACACAACGGATGTAAAAAATATTGAGCATGTTTTGAAaacgaattttcataaattctCAAAAGGGAAGTATAATCAGAGTATTATTACTGATCTTTTTGGTGAAGGTATTTTTGCTGTTGATGGAGAGAAATGGAGGAAACAGAGGAAGCTTTCGAGTTTCGAGTTTTCGACTAGGGTTCTTAGAGATTTTAGCTGTTCTGTTTTCAGAAATAATGGTGCTAAACTGGTTAAAGTTGTTTCCAAGATTGTGGTTGCTGATCGAGCGTTTGATATGCAA GATATTCTGATGAGATGCACTTTAGATTCGATTTTTAAAGTTGGATTTGGAGTGGAATTAAATTGTTTAGAAGGATCAAGTAAAGAAGGAACTGGTTTTATGAAAGCATTTGATGACTCAAATGAGTTGGTGTATTGGCGATACGTTGATCCATTTTggaaattaaaaagattatttaATGTTGGAAGTGAAGCTTCTCTGAAGAAGAATATCAAAACTCTTGATGATTTTGTCAACAACCTTATCAAAACCAGAAGGAACCAGCTCATGGATCATCCACAGCAG aatgTGAAAGAGGATATATTGTCAAGATTTTTGGTGGAGAGCGAGAAGGATCCAGAGAATATGAATGATAAGTATTTGAGGGATATCATTCTGAACTTTATGATTGCCGGCAAAGACACCAGTGCAAATACTCTCTCCTGGTTCTTTTATATGCTTTGCAAGAACCCTCTAATTCAGGAAAAAGTGGCACAGGAAGTGAGACAGGTGACTAGTAGTCAAGATTGTGATCTTCAGGTTGAAGATTTCATGGCAAAAATAACCGATACCGAACTTGAGCAAATGCATTATCTTCATGCGACCTTGACGGAGACTCTGAGACTATACCCTGCAGTTCCTGTG GATGGAAGGAGTGCAGAAGAAGATGATGTCCTTCCTGATGGCATCAGAATGAAAAAGGGAGATGGGTTATACTACATGGCCTATGCCATGGGCAGAATGCCTTATATTTGGGGACAGGACGCCGAGGAATTTCGGCCTGAAAGATGGCTCAACAATGGAATATTCCAACCTGAATCGCCTTTCAAATTCGTCGCGTTTCAT GCTGGTCCTCGAATATGTCTCGGAAAAGACTTTGCCTACAGGCAGATGAAGATATTATCAATGGCTCTACTTCGATTCTTTCGCTTCAAATTGGATGATGATACTACAAAAGTCACTTACAGGACTATGTTCACCCTTCATATTAATCAAGGTCTCCATCTTCAGGCCATTCCAAGAACAACCTGCTCATTAATATGA
- the LOC126688039 gene encoding uncharacterized protein LOC126688039: MSLLKGIIESLGSVFSSIHQSEEANGDISSYTAMEGGVTNDRVAYKLKGYFDLAKEEIDKAVRAEEWGLADDAVVRYQNAQRILAEANSTPVPSYITVSEKEKVKSYREKICKWQGQVSERLQALNRRAGVFSAGTSSNKNNLTHAHTAAVPSSTSNFKQDLSQKSHCSRNTPVMRNQPDKAAKSKLAQNLKSPSSTGNTLVFRTQPDQAAKPKSGQDSDKGYEAKLVEMINSAIVDRSPSVNWDDVAGLEKAKQSLMEMVILPTKRRDLFTGLRRPARGLLLFGPPGNGKTMLAKAVASESQATFFNVSASSLTSKWVGEAEKLVRTLFMVATSRQPSVIFMDEIDSIMSTRSANENDASRRLKSEFLIQFDGVTSNPNDLVIVIGATNKPQELDDAVLRRLVKRIYVPLPDKSVRMVLLKHKLKDQSFSLPDADLERLVRETEGYSGSDLQALCEEAAMMPIRELGANILTVKANQVRRLRYDDFQKAMTVIRPSLSRSKWEELERWNEEFGSSS; encoded by the exons ATGAGTCTATTGAAAGGCATAATCGAGTCGTTAGGTTCAGTCTTCTCTTCAATTCATCAGTCTGAAGAAGCAAACGGTGACATTAGCAGCTATACGGCCATGGAAGGCGGAGTAACGAACGATCGCGTCGCATATAAGCTGAAAGGATATTTTGATTTGGCAAAGGAAGAGATTGATAAAGCTGTACGAGCTGAAGAATGGGGTTTAGCTGACGATGCAGTCGTTCGTTATCAAAACGCGCAACGAATACTCGCTGAAGCTAATTCTACACCTGTTCCATCTTATATTACCGTTAG TGAAAAGGAGAAGGTCAAATCTTATCgtgaaaaaatatgtaaatgGCAGGGTCAAGTTTCTGAGAGATTACAAGCATTGAATCGGCGAGCAG GTGTTTTTTCAGCCGGCACGTCGTCAAACAAG AACAACTTAACTCATGCACATACTGCTGCAGTTCCATCATCAACATCAAATTTTAAGCAAGATCTGTCTCAGAAGTCTCATTGTTCTAGAAACACTCCTGTAATGAGGAACCAGCCAGATAAAGCTGCAAAATCAAAACTTGCCCAGAATCTGAAGTCTCCTAGTTCGACTGGAAACACTCTGGTATTCAGGACTCAACCTGATCAAGCAGCAAAGCCAAAGTCGGGGCAAGATTCTGATAAGGGTTATGAAGCCAAACTGGTTGAAATGATAAATTCCGCAATAGTGGATAGAAGTCCATCAGTTAATTGGGATGATGTTG CTGGTCTTGAGAAGGCAAAACAAAGTTTAATGGAAATGGTAATTTTGCCAACAAAGAGAAGGGACCTGTTCACTGGGCTTCGAAGGCCAGCTAGAG GTCTGCTTCTCTTTGGTCCACCTGGTAATGGAAAAACCATGCTTGCCAAAGCTGTTGCGTCAGAGTCACAGGCAACATTCTTTAATGTCTCAGCATCCTCATTAACATCAAAATGG GTGGGAGAGGCTGAAAAGCTTGTTCGGACTCTCTTTATGGTTGCAACATCCAGACAGCCATCAGTAATTTTCATGGATGAA ATTGATAGTATTATGTCAACGAGGTCGGCCAATGAGAATGATGCAAGCAGAAGGCTGAAGTCGGAGTTTCTAATACAATTTGATGGTGTGACCTCTAATCCTAATGATTTGGTTATTGTTATTG GTGCTACCAATAAGCCACAGGAACTAGATGATGCAGTGCTTAGAAGACTG GTGAAGAGAATATATGTACCTTTACCAGATAAAAGTGTTAGGATGGTTCTTCTCAAACACAAACTCAAAGACCAATCTTTTTCCTTACCTG ATGCGGACCTTGAAAGACTTGTTAGAGAGACGGAAG GATATTCCGGAAGTGACCTGCAAGCTTTATGTGAAGAAGCTGCGATGATGCCAATTCGAGAGCTTGGTGCCAACATTCTTACTGTTAAAGCAAATCAG GTGAGACGATTAAGATATGACGACTTTCAGAAGGCAATGACCGTCATTAGACCCAGTTTAAGCAGAAGCAAATGGGAAGAGCTCGAGCGATGGAATGAGGAGTTTGGATCTAGTAGCTGA